One region of Malania oleifera isolate guangnan ecotype guangnan chromosome 6, ASM2987363v1, whole genome shotgun sequence genomic DNA includes:
- the LOC131157903 gene encoding uncharacterized protein LOC131157903 codes for MASGAADGLLRCVFEGCISGVDTAVDRRPYHRNCGCALHKSRRGAKCPHSLSRSPNVSYPIRRAWSEGCLALAASAHSSPSSSPAAPFELRKSNYPATLADDDEEPDRSCVS; via the coding sequence ATGGCCTCGGGAGCTGCAGACGGCCTGCTCAGGTGTGTATTCGAGGGCTGCATCTCCGGCGTCGACACCGCCGTCGACCGCCGCCCCTACCACCGCAACTGCGGTTGCGCCCTCCACAAGTCCCGCCGCGGCGCCAAATGCCCGCACTCGCTTTCCCGCTCCCCCAACGTATCCTACCCGATCCGACGGGCCTGGAGCGAGGGTTGCCTCGCCCTCGCCGCTTCCGCCCACTCCTCGCCCTCTTCCTCCCCCGCCGCGCCGTTCGAGCTGCGTAAATCTAATTATCCGGCGACTTTGGCTGACGACGATGAGGAACCGGATCGATCCTGCGTTTCATGA